Part of the Microcebus murinus isolate Inina chromosome 19, M.murinus_Inina_mat1.0, whole genome shotgun sequence genome, ACCTTGGTCCCTCGTTTCCGGGAGGGAAGCGCTAGGACGCTTGCTAGCCTCCCGGTCTCGAACTTGGCGCTTGGCGGGGTCGCACATCACCTCCGCTCCAGCCCCGCCTCCCCGGGTCCCAGGGGCGAACGTTCCCTCCAGCAaacctccctcccccatctgtcCCCCGCGGGTCTCCGGGCCGTGCGGAGCGGGTTCCAGAGCGCGCATCTTGTCACCCTTGCGCCCTCCCCCGCAGTCTCGCAGGCCTGTCTGCTCCGCCTGTACCACCGGTTCCGGGCACTGGACAGGAACAAGAAGGGCTACCTGAGGTGAGCGGGAGTCTTgcctctgtccctcagaccccATTTCCCTGTTTGACCCCCGCCTCAGCCTGCCATCTTTGCCCTACCCCCTTTGAACTTGACTTTGCAGCCGCATGGATCTCCAGCAGATTGGGGCGCTGGCCGTGAACCCCCTGGGAGACCGCATTATAGACAGCTTCTTCCCGGACGGGTGAGGTCCTGatgtgcgggggggggggggggggggcagcggaAGCGGAAAAACCTGCCAGCAGGTGAGTGGGAGGGAAGGTTAGAGACCGAGGCAGAGGGATGGCTAAGGTGACCGCCGCCTCCCTCTGTTCCGTGCTCCTAGGAGTCTGCGTGTGGATTTCTCAGGCTTTGTCAGGGTCCTGGCTCATTTTCGACCTATAGAAGAGGAGGACACAGGGATGCGAGACCCCAAGCAACCTGAACCCCTCAACAGCAGAATGAACAAACTTCGCTGTGAGTTTGCGGAGACCCGCCCCAGTGAGACCGCAGGTTTACCCACACCAGGGAGAGGCCCCAGGAATCTCCCACTCCCTTCACGAGCCTCGTGACAACCACCCCACTCCTCCGGGGTGACCTTCTCCTGGAAGAGAACCAGGGAAGACCCACCTGCCTTTCCCCCCTCCGCTCTCTTCCCAGTTGCATTTCAGCTCTATGACCTGGATCGAGATGGGAAGATCTCCAGGCAGGAGATGCTACAGGTTGGACGAACTGCAGCGCAGGAGACGTGACGTttgaggggtgggaggggtggtggaTGGGGGATGCAGATGGTCAGGGTGTGGGATGGGAAATGGGAATGGGTGGGGTTGGAGCGTGGCTTAGTTGGGAGGTGATGTGGGTAGCAGTTGGGCATGAGGTCGGGAATAGATGAGGGATTCTCAGCTGGGGGTCATCGTGCCCCTTGACTGAagatttggcaatatctggagacactTTTCGTTGTCACACCTGGTGAGAGAGTGTGCTATTGATATCTAGCGGGTGGAGGTCAGGAATGTCACTATGCATTGTATAAGACATAGGACAGCCTCCCACAACAAGGCGTTATCTGGCCCCAAGTGTCGATAGTGCCGAGATAGAGACACTCTGGAGAGGTGATGAAGTGGGGAATTGGGGGTGGAGGCTGGACAGAGTTGGGTTATAAGCTGGGCGGTGAGTCTGGGCATGTTGCTGAGGGAGTGTGGGACAGATGGCAGATTGGACGGTGAGGCAGTGGGAAATTATTGGGGGATATGGGGGGAAGTGATTGGGATGGGGTGAAACGTGGATGAAGGATGGATTATGAAATTGGTAGTAGCCTGTGCGGTGAGGTGGGCAAGGTTTTGAGGATGGGAGAGTCGCCGTTGTGTGCCCTCTTTATGGTTGCCTCTTCCCTCACCTCCCAGGTTCTCCGGCTGATGGTTGGGGTACAGGTGACAGAGGAGCAGCTGGAGAGCATCACTGACCGCACGGTGCAGGAGGCCGACGAAGATGGGGACGGGGCTGTGTCCTTCCTGGAGTTCGCCAAGGTCAGGATGTCCCTAGGACAGGGAGGTTGAGATCAGGAGTCCCTGGGACAGATGAACATGGGGAATGATGTTCAAAGGAGAAGAGCAGGGGATGGTGGGGTCTTCAGGATGGGTAGAAccatggaggaggaggtggaggcatAGAGGATTGGGATTCATGCCTCTTGACTAGCACCCATTTTCTCCGCCAGTCCTTGGAGAAGATGAACATCGAGCAAAAAATGAGCATCCGGATCTTGAAGTGACTGATTATGTGCCTTCGACTAGCTCAGGCAGACCAGTATCTACCTGGGATTCACCCTCAGCCCCCGCGGACACAGGGCCCCAATAAACTGTATTCTTACTTCTAAACTGAACTCTATTTAGGGCCAAGGAAAGAAAGCTGGAAGGGTGTGTACTAAAGTCCAGCTCGTTTGATCTCAGATCTGTGAATCAGCCAGCAAGCTT contains:
- the CHP2 gene encoding calcineurin B homologous protein 2 — encoded protein: MGSRGSRAAVIPDVDSIRRETGFSQACLLRLYHRFRALDRNKKGYLSRMDLQQIGALAVNPLGDRIIDSFFPDGSLRVDFSGFVRVLAHFRPIEEEDTGMRDPKQPEPLNSRMNKLRFAFQLYDLDRDGKISRQEMLQVLRLMVGVQVTEEQLESITDRTVQEADEDGDGAVSFLEFAKSLEKMNIEQKMSIRILK